The Candidatus Hydrogenedentota bacterium genome includes a window with the following:
- the pspF gene encoding phage shock protein operon transcriptional activator, which translates to MYEPGDTYPDALPDALGESEVFLDFQERLSRVAAVDRPVLLIGERGTGKELAARRVHFLSRRWQEPLVELNCAALPASLIESELFGHEAGAFTGAQRQRRGRFELANGGTLFLDELGNIPLSVQEKILRVVEYGRFERVGGTEQVSVDVRIVGATNADLPRLAEEGRFMRDLLDRLSFEVLYLPPLRARQEDILLLAQHFSSRMAFELGRKTIPRFSAAVEKALNAHPWRGNVRELKNVVERAVYQARGELIDRVVFDPFHSPFAPLPVGEGSVLAGGEAAPVRAAEEAGPAVDLARPFTEQVAALERRLIQAALEEARFNQRKAAELLGLTYHQFRGLYRKYEGSQAGPGGDISP; encoded by the coding sequence ATGTACGAGCCAGGTGACACGTATCCCGATGCGCTGCCGGATGCGCTGGGCGAGTCGGAGGTCTTTCTCGACTTCCAGGAACGACTCAGCCGGGTCGCGGCGGTGGACCGGCCGGTGCTGCTGATTGGCGAGCGGGGTACGGGCAAGGAGTTGGCGGCGCGCCGGGTGCATTTCTTGTCGCGGCGGTGGCAGGAGCCGCTGGTGGAGCTGAATTGCGCGGCGCTGCCGGCGTCGCTTATTGAGTCGGAGCTTTTCGGGCACGAGGCGGGGGCGTTTACCGGGGCGCAGCGGCAGCGGCGGGGCCGCTTTGAACTGGCGAACGGCGGCACGCTCTTCCTCGACGAACTCGGGAATATTCCGCTCTCCGTGCAGGAGAAGATTCTGCGGGTGGTGGAGTATGGCCGTTTTGAGCGGGTCGGCGGCACGGAGCAGGTGTCGGTGGATGTGCGGATCGTGGGGGCGACCAACGCGGATCTGCCCCGGCTGGCGGAGGAGGGGCGGTTCATGCGGGATCTGTTGGACCGGCTATCGTTCGAGGTGTTGTATCTTCCGCCGTTGCGGGCGCGCCAGGAGGACATTCTGCTGCTGGCGCAGCATTTTTCGAGCCGGATGGCGTTTGAGCTGGGGCGCAAGACGATTCCGCGTTTCAGCGCGGCGGTGGAGAAGGCGCTGAACGCGCATCCGTGGCGGGGGAATGTGCGCGAGCTGAAGAATGTGGTGGAGCGGGCGGTGTACCAGGCGCGGGGGGAGCTTATCGACCGGGTGGTGTTCGACCCGTTTCACTCGCCGTTTGCGCCGTTGCCGGTCGGCGAGGGGTCGGTTTTGGCGGGCGGCGAGGCCGCGCCGGTGCGCGCCGCGGAAGAGGCCGGGCCGGCGGTTGACCTGGCGCGTCCATTTACCGAGCAGGTGGCGGCGCTGGAGCGCCGGTTGATTCAGGCGGCGCTGGAGGAGGCGCGGTTTAACCAGCGGAAGGCGGCGGAATTGCTGGGCCTGACCTACCACCAGTTTCGGGGGCTCTACCGGAAATACGAGGGATCGCAGGCGGGGCCGGGTGGCGATATTTCGCCGTAG
- a CDS encoding PilZ domain-containing protein, translated as MATSTTHVRELRAPLAGTLHYVSGCGNAGRAAWLNISRTGASVRLGRYLRPGHRVHLVPADADQGAPWAIPARIVWCAPIPGTLLFRAGLAIDRRCPECALRFAELGYAARPSNKTNRHTVTTAGWSPDAAAPALSNAGRTEWVRAV; from the coding sequence ATGGCAACGTCCACCACCCACGTACGCGAGCTGAGAGCCCCCCTGGCGGGCACGCTGCACTACGTGTCGGGCTGCGGCAACGCGGGGCGCGCCGCCTGGCTGAACATCAGCCGGACCGGCGCCTCGGTTCGGCTGGGCCGCTATCTGCGGCCCGGCCACCGGGTCCACCTCGTCCCCGCCGACGCCGATCAGGGCGCCCCGTGGGCCATCCCGGCGCGTATCGTCTGGTGCGCCCCCATTCCGGGAACGCTCCTGTTCCGCGCCGGCCTGGCGATCGACCGGCGTTGCCCCGAATGCGCACTGCGCTTTGCCGAGCTGGGCTATGCGGCCCGGCCGTCGAATAAAACCAACCGCCACACAGTAACAACGGCGGGGTGGTCGCCCGATGCGGCGGCGCCCGCCCTGTCCAACGCCGGCCGGACCGAATGGGTCCGGGCGGTCTAA